The following is a genomic window from Armatimonadota bacterium.
CCGCCGGAGAGGCGCAGCGCCTGGACGTCCTGCGCGCCATCCTTCTGGACATGCTGGGGCCGCCGGCTCCGCTGGCCCTGGATCCGCCCCCGGCGGCCATCCTGATACTGGGCGTCAACGGCTCGGGCAAGACCGCCACCGCCGGCAAGCTGGCCGCCCGCCTGGGCCAGGAGGGCCGGCGCGTCATCCTGGCGGCCGCCGACACCTTCCGCGCCGCGGCCATCGAGCAGCTGGAGATCTGGGCCGCGCGCGCGGGCGCCGACCTGGTCCGCCACGCCCCCGGTGGGGATCCCGCGGCGGTGGTGTACGACGCGCTGGCGGCTGCCCGGGCCCGGCGCATGGATGTGGTCATCGCGGACACCGCCGGCCGCCTCCACACCCGTACCCCATTGATGGCCGAACTGGCGAAGATCGCCCGGGTGGTGGACCGCGCGCTGCCGTCCGGACCGGTGGAACGCCTGCTGGTGCTGGACGCCACCACCGGCCAGAACGCTCTGGCCCAGGCCCGGGCCTTCCACGAGGCGGTGCGCCTGACCGGCGTCGTGCTGGCCAAGGTGGACGTCTCCCCCCGCGCCGGGGCG
Proteins encoded in this region:
- the ftsY gene encoding signal recognition particle-docking protein FtsY; the encoded protein is MGWADRLRAGLTRTRDALLSRVLPALARPGTEFLEELEAALLQADVGVAATSRIVAELARHPAAGEAQRLDVLRAILLDMLGPPAPLALDPPPAAILILGVNGSGKTATAGKLAARLGQEGRRVILAAADTFRAAAIEQLEIWAARAGADLVRHAPGGDPAAVVYDALAAARARRMDVVIADTAGRLHTRTPLMAELAKIARVVDRALPSGPVERLLVLDATTGQNALAQARAFHEAVRLTGVVLAKVDVSPRAGAALAVASELGLPIKLVGVGEGLADLGPFDPAAYVDALLPPPAGRG